From Astyanax mexicanus isolate ESR-SI-001 chromosome 16, AstMex3_surface, whole genome shotgun sequence, one genomic window encodes:
- the fgf19 gene encoding fibroblast growth factor 19 produces MLVLILIAVCGISALFSARAAGMPLSDAGPHVSGDWGEPVRLRHLFAARPGLHLQISADGKIGGSHLQSIQSLVEIRSVDTGYVVIKGVASSRYLCMEANGKLYGSHIYVKEDCSFLERIQPDGFNIYMSDKHGTYLSLGGGKKRPHSDLAQFLPMVNTLTQEPKDFSSREGHSPLDPEQNRHLGLHVGSMESFGRFSQIVIQSPSFNKR; encoded by the exons ATGCTGGTGCTGATACTGATCGCCGTGTGCGGAATTAGCGCTCTGTTCAGCGCTCGCGCCGCCGGGATGCCGCTCTCGGACGCGGGGCCGCACGTGTCGGGGGACTGGGGGGAACCGGTCCGACTGCGGCATCTGTTCGCAGCCAGACCCGGACTGCACCTGCAGATCAGCGCAGACGGCAAGATAGGAGGATCCCACCTGCAGAGCATCCAGA GTCTGGTGGAGATTCGCAGTGTAGACACTGGCTATGTGGTTATCAAAGGAGTGGCCAGCTCCCGCTATCTCTGCATGGAGGCAAATGGGAAGCTGTATGGATCG CACATCTATGTGAAAGAAGACTGCTCGTTTCTGGAGCGGATTCAACCAGACGGGTTCAACATCTACATGTCAGACAAACACGGGACTTATCTGAGCCTGGGTGGTGGGAAAAAACGGCCCCACAGTGATCTCGCCCAGTTCCTGCCTATGGTCAATACCTTGACACAGGAGCCAAAAGACTTCAGCTCAAGAGAAGGGCACTCTCCGCTTGACCCAGAACAGAATCGTCACTTAGGCCTCCATGTAGGCAGCATGGAGTCCTTTGGGAGGTTCTCTCAGATTGTCATTCAGAGCCCCAGTTTCAACAAAAGATGA